A genomic segment from Planctomycetia bacterium encodes:
- a CDS encoding FliA/WhiG family RNA polymerase sigma factor, with product MVTHVEQDVGQLWRDYRTEATLDRRNRLLEHYLPLVKYNAERIWARLPDGVELDDLISAGTFGLLDAIEAFDLDRGVKFETYCVPRIRGAMLDELRTMDWVPRLVRSKASKLEHARKALEVALGRPPRPDELAEKMGMSIEDFAKHANEASAVGLVSLNKKWYETDSYKDVREIDILEDKKAEDPTHRIQNRDIMKLVTRGLSRNERLIIILYYYEEMTMKEIGQTLDLSESRVSQMHSSIVSRLQNMLASRRPEFSN from the coding sequence ATGGTAACGCACGTAGAGCAGGACGTGGGACAACTCTGGCGAGACTACCGCACGGAAGCCACGTTAGATCGACGTAATCGCCTGCTCGAGCATTACTTGCCACTCGTCAAGTACAATGCCGAACGCATCTGGGCACGATTGCCTGATGGCGTGGAACTGGACGATCTTATCAGCGCGGGCACCTTTGGACTGCTGGATGCCATCGAAGCGTTTGATCTGGATCGTGGCGTCAAATTTGAAACCTATTGTGTGCCCCGTATCCGTGGCGCGATGCTCGATGAACTTCGCACAATGGACTGGGTTCCTCGGCTGGTTCGCAGCAAAGCCAGCAAGCTGGAACATGCACGAAAAGCACTGGAAGTAGCATTGGGCCGTCCACCGCGACCAGATGAACTGGCAGAAAAGATGGGCATGTCCATCGAAGACTTTGCCAAGCATGCCAATGAAGCCAGTGCCGTCGGCCTGGTAAGTCTGAATAAGAAGTGGTACGAAACTGATTCGTATAAGGATGTCCGCGAGATTGACATCCTGGAAGACAAGAAAGCGGAAGATCCAACCCACCGCATTCAGAATCGCGACATCATGAAACTGGTTACCCGTGGTCTCAGTCGCAATGAACGGCTCATCATCATTCTCTACTACTATGAAGAGATGACGATGAAAGAAATCGGGCAGACGCTTGATCTATCCGAAAGCCGGGTCAGCCAGATGCATTCGAGCATCGTGAGCAGATTGCAAAACATGCTGGCATCACGACGGCCTGAGTTTTCGAACTGA
- a CDS encoding PhoPQ-activated pathogenicity-related family protein — MKVRALMWTLMLISVATFPLSAQQPKALHRSPLDDYIHKADPVYGWEVIKSIDGEAVKTTIIKLRSQSWRNEKEVNRTVWEHAVVISKPKKLTSKTAFLMIGGGSNERPMPDKADVMTSMIAASTGSIVVELKMVPNQPLIFNNDGVKRVEDDLLGYGWAKFLETGDATWVGRLPMVKSAVRCMDCIQEWAQKEGTPVEKFVVAGGSKRGWTTWLTGATDPRVEAIVPIVIDVLNSAESIKHHGEAYGFWAMAIGNYYQHNILQRQDHPRMQDLYKIEDPLSYKDRLTLPKYVVNAAGDQFFLPDSSQFYYDELKGEKLLRYVANADHGLKDSDALQSITAYHHMVINGKPRPEYSWTFEQDGSIKVKYKTPPSKVVLWQATNANTRDFRVDTIGKAYTSTELKQEADGSFVGKITPPEKGWTAFFVELTYDVGAPFPLKVTTSVRVLPDVLPHKGADLNKMKYEGEVFPEKMKKR, encoded by the coding sequence ATGAAAGTGCGCGCCTTGATGTGGACACTTATGTTAATCAGTGTTGCCACGTTTCCCCTCTCAGCACAGCAGCCGAAAGCTCTGCATCGCTCACCACTCGATGATTACATCCACAAAGCCGACCCCGTATATGGCTGGGAAGTAATCAAATCCATTGATGGTGAAGCTGTAAAAACTACCATCATCAAACTGCGTTCCCAAAGCTGGCGGAATGAAAAAGAAGTCAACCGCACTGTGTGGGAACACGCGGTTGTCATCAGCAAGCCGAAAAAGCTGACCAGCAAGACGGCATTCCTGATGATCGGCGGGGGCAGCAATGAACGCCCCATGCCAGACAAAGCCGACGTGATGACCTCCATGATCGCTGCCAGCACCGGCAGTATCGTGGTGGAATTGAAGATGGTTCCCAATCAACCACTGATTTTCAACAACGATGGCGTGAAGCGCGTTGAAGATGATCTGCTCGGTTACGGCTGGGCCAAGTTCCTGGAAACCGGCGACGCTACCTGGGTAGGCCGCCTGCCTATGGTCAAGAGTGCTGTTCGATGCATGGATTGCATTCAGGAATGGGCACAGAAGGAAGGCACACCTGTAGAAAAATTTGTAGTTGCTGGCGGTTCCAAGCGAGGCTGGACTACCTGGCTGACTGGTGCTACCGATCCACGCGTGGAAGCGATTGTTCCCATCGTGATTGATGTGCTCAACAGCGCTGAATCGATCAAGCATCATGGCGAAGCGTATGGCTTCTGGGCCATGGCTATCGGCAACTATTACCAGCACAACATTCTGCAGCGACAGGATCATCCACGCATGCAGGATCTTTACAAAATTGAAGACCCTCTTTCTTACAAGGATCGACTGACTCTTCCCAAGTATGTTGTGAATGCTGCAGGCGATCAGTTCTTCCTGCCTGATTCTTCCCAGTTCTATTACGACGAGCTGAAGGGCGAAAAGCTGCTCCGCTACGTTGCTAATGCTGATCACGGCCTTAAGGACAGCGATGCACTGCAAAGCATTACTGCCTATCATCACATGGTGATTAATGGCAAGCCACGTCCTGAATATTCCTGGACGTTCGAGCAGGATGGCAGCATCAAGGTCAAATACAAGACCCCGCCGAGCAAAGTTGTTCTCTGGCAGGCCACCAATGCCAACACCCGCGATTTCCGTGTTGATACCATTGGCAAAGCCTACACCAGCACTGAACTGAAGCAGGAAGCAGACGGTTCCTTCGTCGGCAAGATCACTCCTCCCGAAAAGGGCTGGACTGCGTTCTTTGTTGAACTCACTTACGATGTTGGTGCACCGTTCCCACTGAAGGTAACCACCAGCGTCCGCGTACTTCCTGATGTTCTGCCTCACAAAGGCGCTGATCTGAACAAGATGAAGTATGAAGGTGAAGTCTTCCCTGAGAAGATGAAAAAGCGATAA
- a CDS encoding patatin-like phospholipase family protein has product MQRPEFRVKLSVISELFKLLTIRQPVGLLLLISFLLTTCGCLFHNKQINSPTAAGLESNSLRDPNTLNEPVEDMYRSLIKKQTAYYEHANYNVLCLSGGGSYGAYTVGVLTGWTQRGDRPCFDVVTGISTGALIAPFAFLGSAFDPTILSLYTNVETRDIYRIKGPCGILSESFATNKPLRKMMDQMVHPELVQAVAREHQKGRRLYIGTTEAEGKRFVVWDMGAIASQGRPQDIELMKEILLASSAIPGVFPAARIPVYVNGQCFHEMHVDGTVSQSVFFRPPVQAIQHPKPTNVYVIVAGKLYADSASVSPSAINIAIENLQSFSYAHTRGDLVRIWSMCSMAGYGFKLAAIPQDCPAPKSMTEFKPEEMQNLVQSAVRQMLSGTAWRSTPPGNEPGEEPLLRTTNELIHLPR; this is encoded by the coding sequence ATGCAACGTCCGGAATTTCGTGTAAAGTTGTCTGTGATATCAGAATTATTCAAGTTGTTGACCATCAGACAGCCCGTCGGCTTGTTGCTGCTCATTTCGTTTCTTCTCACCACTTGCGGATGCCTGTTTCATAACAAACAGATAAATTCTCCCACTGCTGCCGGGCTGGAATCCAACTCGCTTCGCGACCCCAACACGCTGAATGAACCGGTTGAAGATATGTACCGTTCGTTGATCAAGAAGCAAACAGCATACTATGAACATGCTAATTACAATGTCCTCTGCCTTTCGGGTGGCGGCTCTTATGGAGCCTATACCGTAGGCGTGCTGACAGGCTGGACCCAGCGTGGCGACAGGCCCTGCTTCGATGTGGTAACAGGCATCAGTACCGGGGCTTTGATTGCACCGTTTGCCTTTTTAGGCTCTGCTTTTGACCCGACGATCCTGAGTTTATACACCAATGTGGAAACCCGCGATATCTACCGGATCAAAGGACCTTGTGGCATATTAAGCGAATCATTTGCGACCAACAAACCACTGCGCAAGATGATGGATCAAATGGTTCATCCGGAACTGGTGCAGGCAGTTGCACGTGAACACCAGAAAGGCCGCAGGTTGTACATCGGCACAACCGAAGCCGAAGGGAAACGGTTTGTCGTCTGGGACATGGGAGCCATTGCCAGTCAGGGACGGCCTCAGGATATCGAATTGATGAAGGAAATCCTGCTTGCCTCCAGTGCTATACCGGGAGTATTTCCTGCTGCCCGTATCCCGGTATACGTGAATGGCCAGTGCTTTCATGAAATGCATGTGGATGGCACGGTGTCGCAATCAGTATTCTTCAGGCCACCGGTGCAGGCCATTCAGCATCCCAAGCCTACCAATGTGTATGTGATTGTCGCTGGGAAACTGTATGCGGATTCAGCCAGCGTTTCGCCGAGTGCCATCAACATTGCTATTGAGAACCTGCAATCCTTCAGCTATGCCCATACGCGAGGCGATCTGGTTCGCATCTGGAGCATGTGCAGCATGGCTGGGTATGGCTTCAAGCTGGCTGCCATCCCGCAGGATTGCCCAGCTCCCAAATCAATGACCGAGTTCAAACCGGAGGAAATGCAGAACCTGGTACAGTCTGCCGTTCGCCAGATGCTGTCGGGCACCGCATGGAGGAGTACACCACCCGGCAATGAGCCGGGCGAGGAACCGCTGCTGCGAACGACTAATGAATTGATCCACCTGCCCCGATAA